ATGCGCCTCCTTATACCGCGGATGTTTCATCAACCTAGTAAGAGCTCTTCGCAAAGCAGGTCCCGTGTTCTGCGTAACAGCATCTTCCAATGCCTGCCTGAACTCGAGAGCAAAGTCTCCAGGTGGTACAGGCTGCGCAAAGTTGTCTCGATATGTGAGCATCTGATACCAATGGTTCCGATACAAGTTATGCACGGATCCACCGCTGCCTATTATAAGCGTATCCTCGTATCGCAATGGCCGTAGAGCAGCTCCGATCTTTGTGTGTAGGTGCGGGTCGTATCGTGCGTTCATTGACACGATTGTTGTAGGGAGCGGGATACAATGAGGAAACATGCGGATGACGATCAAGAAGGTGTCATGAACCCATTCGAACTTGGGATCAGCTTGGGCGTTGATTCCAGCTCCTCGTAACATATCGATAACTCGTTGTCCTCCTTCGAGATCTGCCACCATTTTGTATGGCATGTATCGAGCTTCCGTGACGCTGCCCACGGGGTCTTTCTTCGCGTCGGGATTCATGCTCACTCGTACTGTATCGTAAGGAGAGTCCCAGTGAGCACCCTAACTCGTATTAGTTTTTGTGATTTTCTGGTCAAGTTTGTTCCACGAACCATCATGACAATGCGCTTGACACCACGCCGTAGGCATTCATTTCCAATGCTTTCCCAAATTCGAGCTGGCTCTGACTCTTCTCCAAGCATCATGGTAGATCCATGAGCAAATAGAAAGACTGGAGTCGGCTCTTGCGCGTGTTGTTAGATCCATGACACTTTTTCTGGTCTTCAAATACGACTTACTCTTTTTCTGTGCTGGTATGCTACCCATATTGACTGTGAAGAAGCTTGCTGTGTTGCTTCAGTGTCGATTGCGAATCAATATGTCGTGGCCGCTTCGGACTCATCTAATGGCATCGaattttatttcttatttgCCCGAATCCCCGAAACTCCCGCACCCTTGTTGTCGCATGTAACTTCTATAGAGAAAAGGTTTGGAATATGTGACACTGCAATACGACTCTATTGTTCGGTCCCGTGTGGAGCCGAGCCGAAGCCCCTGTATCGGAGGGCGGAAGTGTCGGTCATGATTCTACCGAAACACGTCGACGTCGCGTAGACCAAACGTGTTTATTTCTATGTGGGAAAAGACTTTGAAAGCTGTCAATTACGTCGTCAAGAGCTCTATCGACAAGAACCGGATAAGCGCAGTAACAATGGTCTCAGCATTGGATCAATATCGCACCGTCAGCGCAGCGTGGGCGGAGGGTCGACTTGAGAATGTATTACAGCGACAGAAAGAGCTTGCTTTGCTACATACCAACATCAAAGG
Above is a window of Fusarium oxysporum Fo47 chromosome XII, complete sequence DNA encoding:
- a CDS encoding Extradiol ring-cleavage dioxygenase, class III enzyme, subunit B; this translates as MGSIPAQKKKPTPVFLFAHGSTMMLGEESEPARIWESIGNECLRRGVKRIVMMGAHWDSPYDTVRVSMNPDAKKDPVGSVTEARYMPYKMVADLEGGQRVIDMLRGAGINAQADPKFEWVHDTFLIVIRMFPHCIPLPTTIVSMNARYDPHLHTKIGAALRPLRYEDTLIIGSGGSVHNLYRNHWYQMLTYRDNFAQPVPPGDFALEFRQALEDAVTQNTGPALRRALTRLMKHPRYKEAHGTDDHYMATLFAAGAAGHHEDQGPNKFLGECWELVNMCNSQYQLGDWGDSL